A region from the Populus trichocarpa isolate Nisqually-1 chromosome 18, P.trichocarpa_v4.1, whole genome shotgun sequence genome encodes:
- the LOC7459883 gene encoding actin-related protein 6, producing the protein MSSVVVLDNGGGLIKAGYGGERDPSTIIPNCLYRPLSSKKFLHPTPTTEEDLTSAAVRRPIDRGYLINPDLQRDIWNHLFSNLLHINPSNSSLLLTEPLFSLPSIERATDELVFEDFGFNSLFISDPPKLVHLYEASRRPYGLVSKAQCSLVVDCGFSFTHAAPVFQNFTLNYGVKRIDLGGKALTNFLKELVSYRSVSVMDESFIMDDVKEKLCFVSLDVARDLKIARRRGNDNFFRCTYVLPDGVTHTKGFVKDPDEAKKYLTVDDGAYLETRKDMDRTEIMDRKKVDLTKNEFDLTNERFLVPEMIFHPADLGMNQAGLAECIVRAVNSCHPLLHPLLYQSIILTGGSTLFPRFAERLEMELRPLVPDDYQVKITTQEDPILGVWRGGSLLASSPDFEAMCVTKAEYEELGSARCRRRFFH; encoded by the exons ATGTCAAGCGTCGTCGTTCTCGACAACGGCGGTGGCCTAATCAAAGCCGGCTACGGCGGGGAACGTGACCCCTCCACCATAATCCCAAACTGCCTCTATCGTCCTCTCTCCTCCAAAAAATTCCTCCACCCCACTCCCACCACCGAAGAAGATCTCACCTCCGCCGCCGTCCGCCGCCCCATAGACCGAGGCTACCTAATAAACCCAGACCTCCAACGCGATATCTGGAACCACCTCTTCTCCAATCTCCTCCACATAAACCCATCAAACTCTTCTTTACTACTAACAGAACCCTTGTTTTCTCTCCCTTCAATTGAACGTGCAACGGATGAGcttgtttttgaagattttggGTTCAATTCTCTGTTCATTTCTGATCCACCGAAGTTGGTTCATCTTTATGAGGCGAGTAGAAGGCCATATGGGTTAGTTTCAAAAGCGCAATGTAGCTTAGTTGTGGATTGTGGGTTTAGTTTTACGCATGCTGCGCCTGTGTTTCAGAACTTTACGTTGAATTATGGAGTGAAAAGGATTGATTTAGGAGGAAAAGCGTTGACGAATTTTTTGAAGGAATTGGTGTCTTACAGGAGTGTTAGTGTTATGGATGAAAGTTTTATTATGGATGATGTCAAGGAGAAGTTGTGCTTTGTTTCTCTTGATGTTGCTAGAGATTTGAAGATTGCAAG GAGACGAGGAAACGACAATTTTTTTAGGTGTACTTATGTTCTACCTGATGGAGTGACCCACACAAAAGGTTTTGTTAAAGACCCAGATGAAGCAAAGAAGTATCTCACTGTGGATGATGGAGCGTATTTAGAAACGAGAAAGGATATGGATCGCACTGAAATTATGGACCGAAAGAAAGTTGATTTAACTAAAAAT GAGTTTGACTTGACAAATGAACGGTTCCTGGTTCCAGAGATGATTTTCCACCCAGCAGATTTAG GTATGAATCAGGCTGGACTAGCAGAGTGCATTGTTCGAGCTGTGAACTCTTGCCATCCTCTTCTTCATCCTCTACTCTACCAAAG CATTATATTAACTGGTGGAAGCACATTGTTCCCTAGATTTGCTGAGAGACT TGAAATGGAGCTTCGACCTCTTGTCCCAGATGACTATCAAGTGAAGATAACTACACAAGAAGA TCCTATTCTAGGTGTGTGGCGAGGTGGATCCCTTTTGGCATCCAGTCCTGATTTTGAAGCAATGTGTGTTACCAAGGCAGAGTATGAGGAACTTGGATCTGCTCGATGTCGAAGGAGATTCTTTCATTGA
- the LOC7470083 gene encoding probable clathrin assembly protein At4g32285 — MALRKAIGAVKDQTSISIAKVAANTSAELEVLVVKATSHDEDPAGEKYYREIISRISSSRGYVNACVATISRRISKTRDWIVALKALMLVHRVLIDGNPLFEEALLFATRNGMRVLNMSDFRDEAHSNSWDHTGFVRFYAMFLDEKVEFSVFERKVREDERKFDEGGDGFGRGENRDEFEYGMPKRSSSYGDLVRREQKMEVAAIREMKPERLLGILDQQLRILDRVLACRPTGIAKNDRLVLVALYQVVKESFGLYTEVCEALGVLLDRFTEMEYAYCLKGFDIYAGAAKIIDELVVFYVWCKDIGIGRSSEYPEVQKITENILGALGESLREMTNRRTKSSERSIEEKVPAKQDQEPGMNEVKSLPPPESYTPPPPPPSQQPQPQPQPQQMTEDLVNLKDGGISADEQGNELALALFSGPPTTNANGAWVAFPSPREPEVTSAWQTPAAQSSQADWELALVESASNLSKQRATLGGGFDSLLLNGMYDQGAARQHVSTTQLTGGSASSVGKSATPVLALPAPDGTMQPVQNQDPFAASLTVPPPSYVQIAEMERKQHFLVNEQQLWQHYGRDGMHGQVGLARINGASGYYGPSPHPMVMPSGMPQVSGMRQQGGHYYPSY, encoded by the coding sequence ATGGCACTACGTAAAGCAATTGGGGCTGTGAAAGATCAGACGAGTATAAGTATAGCGAAAGTGGCAGCGAATACATCAGCAGAACTTGAGGTTTTGGTTGTTAAAGCTACTAGTCATGATGAGGATCCTGCTGGTGAGAAGTATTATAGGGAGATTATAAGCCGTATTTCGAGTTCAAGGGGTTATGTGAATGCTTGTGTGGCTACTATATCGAGAAGGATAAGTAAAACCCGTGATTGGATTGTGGCTTTGAAGGCGTTGATGCTTGTCCATAGGGTTTTGATTGATGGGAACCCTTTGTTTGAGGAGGCGTTATTGTTTGCGACGAGGAATGGGATGCGTGTCTTGAATATGTCGGATTTTAGAGATGAGGCGCATTCTAATTCGTGGGATCACACAGGGTTTGTGAGGTTTTACGCGATGTTTCTCGATGAGAAGGTCGAGTTTTCTGTTTTTGAGAGGAAAGTGAGGGAGGATGAGAGGAAATTTGATGAGGGCGGTGATGGGTTTGGACGTGGAGAGAATAGGGATGAATTTGAGTATGGGATGCCCAAGAGATCAAGCTCCTATGGTGATTTGGTTAGGCGTGAACAGAAGATGGAAGTAGCAGCAATTAGGGAAATGAAGCCAGAGAGACTCTTAGGCATATTGGACCAGCAGTTGAGGATCCTTGATAGAGTTTTGGCTTGCAGACCAACAGGAATAGCCAAGAATGATAGATTGGTGCTTGTAGCCCTTTACCAGGTGGTGAAGGAGAGTTTTGGACTATACACCGAGGTTTGTGAGGCATTGGGGGTGTTGTTGGATAGATTTACTGAGATGGAGTATGCATATTGTCTTAAAGGTTTTGATATTTATGCTGGCGCAGCCAAGATAATTGATGAGCTGGTGGTGTTTTATGTTTGGTGCAAGGATATAGGAATTGGAAGATCATCTGAGTATCCTGAAGTGCAGAAGATTACTGAAAATATTTTGGGGGCCCTCGGGGAGAGCTTGAGAGAAATGACTAACAGACGAACTAAGAGTTCCGAGAGAAGTATAGAGGAGAAGGTTCCTGCTAAGCAAGACCAAGAACCTGGTATGAATGAGGTCAAGTCTCTTCCTCCTCCAGAGAGTTATACCCCTCCTCCACCCCCTCCTTCGCAGCAGCCTCAGCCTCAGCCTCAGCCTCAACAGATGACAGAAGATTTGGTAAATCTCAAGGACGGTGGCATTTCAGCAGATGAGCAGGGCAACGAATTGGCTTTGGCTTTGTTCTCTGGACCCCCAACTACAAATGCAAATGGTGCGTGGGTAGCATTCCCATCACCTAGAGAACCTGAAGTGACTTCAGCATGGCAAACCCCAGCTGCTCAGAGTAGTCAAGCAGATTGGGAATTGGCGTTGGTGGAGTCAGCTAGCAATCTATCGAAACAGAGAGCTACTTTAGGGGGTGGATTTGATTCATTGCTCTTGAATGGAATGTATGATCAGGGGGCAGCAAGGCAACATGTGAGCACAACACAACTGACTGGCGGGAGTGCTAGTAGTGTGGGCAAGAGTGCAACACCAGTGTTGGCATTGCCTGCTCCTGATGGGACAATGCAGCCAGTTCAGAATCAGGACCCGTTTGCTGCCTCCCTTACAGTTCCGCCTCCTTCCTATGTGCAGATAGCAGAAATGGAGAGGAAGCAGCATTTTCTAGTAAATGAACAGCAGCTCTGGCAACATTACGGAAGGGATGGGATGCACGGTCAAGTGGGTTTGGCCAGGATTAATGGTGCCTCTGGTTACTATGGCCCTAGTCCTCATCCAATGGTGATGCCTTCCGGGATGCCACAGGTCAGTGGCATGAGGCAGCAGGGGGGGCACTACTATCCCTCCTATTAA